A segment of the uncultured Desulfobulbus sp. genome:
CCGACTCCACCGGGGCAAAACCGGTGTCCAGCTCGTTGAAGGACTGGTTGATCTCGACCAGCTTGCGGTCGACCTCGTCGATCTTGCGCTGCACGGCCTGGGGGTTGGCGTTCATGTTCTTGGTATCGACCTTGGCCCGTTTCGCAATCCGGTCCTTGATGCGGTGGATCGACTTGGACGACTCGAACAGGCCGCGATGGGTAAAGGGGTAGAGCCCGGCCCCATAGGCCCCGAGGAGCACGAAAGCGATCACCAGCTGCACCTTGAGACGGTCGGCGGGGGGGAGTTTTTTCCAGCGTTGTATCATGGTTGCGTTGTCCGGAGTGATGGCCGGGGAAGTAGATCGGCTGTGGAGGTGGCCATGGGTTTCACCGTTTCTTTTTCTTGGGCGGAGTCTTCGCGGCCTTGCCGCCCGCAGGGGCTGCGGACGCGGATTCCGCTCCCGGCCCGGACTCATTGGGCGCCAGCCAGATATTGAACACATAGCCCTCGAGGCCGAGCCAGTTTCTGCCGCGCATTATCTTGTTCTCCCGCACCCAGTACTGCCAGGGTTCGAGCTTTTCATTGAGCCGGCTGACAAAGCTCTGCCCCTCGGTGTCGTTCAGGGCCCAGCCCTCGAGGCGAATGGTGGTGCGCTTGTCGTTCTCCTCGACCACATCGAGGACAATCTCCTCGCCAATCGCAGCGGCAACCGCCTCGAGTATCCCGGGAACCAGGTCCTGACGGCGGCGGATGACGTTGTCGAGCACCCCCTGCATCTGCTCCTTGGAACTCAGTTCGAGTTGTTTACTCTCAAGCACCCCTTCAAGCCGCCTGGCCTCGCCCGCCATGGAATCGACCTGGCGTTTGAGCGACAACTGCTGCTCGTACTCCACCTCCAGCCGGGTCAGTTCGGCATTGTTGTTCGCGGTCCGGATGCGGGCCCAGGTTTCAAAGGAGGCGATGGCGATCACCACCAGACCGATTCCGGCCCAGGGCCAGAGTTCACGCCGCTTCCACAGGGGCGGCGGCGGGTCCTGGGCGCGGATGCGCACCAGGGGCACGCCCTTGGCCAGGCCGAGGGCGTGCCGGGCCACGCCCTGCATGGACAGTACGCACAGCCCCTGTTCCCCGTCGTCCGCACCGCCCAGCCGCTCCACCCGGGCGGTGCTGTGGGTGAAGGCCTGGGCCAGGGCGGCGGTCAGTTCCCCGGCCTGCGTCGGTGGGGCGCTGCAATAGATGGTCCGGGTCTCCGGACGGACCAGGTCGCGCACCGCCTCGATCAGCGGTTCGATCTCCACCCGGCCCATGGAACAGGGCCGCAGGGCCTGGTAGTCGGGCTGGCCCCCCTGGCCACGGAAGACAAGGACCTGCTCCTGGAGGATATCGATCAGGATCCAGCCTTCGTCACCGCCCTTCACCAGGGGCAGGCAGGCGCCCAAACGGGGGTAGATCCAGCCGAGGTGGAGGTTGTGGCGGGCAAAGGCCCTGGCCCAGCCGTCGCGGATGCCGGCGCCGATCCCGGCCACGGACCAGAGAAAGCCGTCTTCCTCGTCGCCGCCTGCCAGGCCGGTCCAGCCGGTGGCCATCTCGGTGTCGTCGCCGCCGGCCCAGAGCTCCTGGAGGGCCAGGGCCTGGTCCATGGGTTCAGACTCCACCAGATGGCTGAAGGAGGCCGTGCCCAGGCGCACCTGCTCCTCGGCGGCCCTGGTCTCGATCGCCAGGCGCTGCTCGGCGCTGATCTCGCCCCGCCCCATGAGCAGGGCCTGCAGGGTCCAGAGCTCGCTCTGCTGCACCAGAAGCTCTTCGAGCTCCCAGCGGACCAGCTCGGCCATCTGCGCCTCGGGGCGCGGTTTCTTGGGATCGACCGGCAGGGAGTGGAGCGCGCCGGCGGCGCAGGGGGAGATGAGGACAGCGTTCTTGGGCAGCTGTTTCTTCGACTGGCTCTGCAGCTGGGCCACCACCTCGCCGACCGCTACGGCCAGGTCGGTCGCCGAAGACAGGGCGACCGAGCCCAGCATCACCGCCTGGGAGGCGGAGCTCGAGGCAACCGCGCCGTAGAGGTGAAACCCGGTGCTCTCGAACACCAGCACCCGGCCCGGTTTGCCCAGTTTGAGCTTTTTGAGATTGATCCCCTTGGGGATGTGCAGCTTCAACATATTACACCTGCGCCGCCCACCGGCGCCGAAGTTCAATAAGAAGTAATTTTCCGTTCAAATGGTTGCAGCGCAGTTCCAGGAACATAGGTAAATGGGGTCCAGAGTGGCGCACCGGTTGGAAAAGAGTTGGCGCTGGTAAACTGAGTAATCGGACAGTTGCCACCACTATCCGCCTCTACAATTGCAAAGGCCGCAGCACCAAGGTAAAACACTGAGCTGGTAGCGAAATCAAACCATACGGTTGCCCTATCCCCATTATATGAGATTGTCTTAGATGCAGTTGTTATATATGGCAAATTGGTCGAATCTTTAAAAAAAATTCCATTTTTATTATAAGATACTGCAAGACAAACATTTACAGATGGTTGCCATATGATATCACTCTGGTTAATTACAGAATCACCATTGACATCTTCACCTAAGTACGATGCACATCCACTAGCCCCAGATGAATCTTGAAGAGATTTCCATGTAAAACCACTCGATACACAAGAATTTTTATCTGAAATATTCGAATAGCCCCCTGAAGAAACCTGACACACATAACATTGAGATGAGGACTTAAAATCAAAAACCACCTCTAATTTCGTAAAATTGAGGCTATACTCATTTGCAGTTATCAAAGGGGTAGTACTATCTGGATAATCAGCATCAAAATCAGAACCGCCACTTGCCCCATCACGGCCATAGCTCTGCACAGTCAGGTCGCCGCTGGCAGAAACGCTGTAGTTCCAGTTATTGCCCCAGCCATCCAGGTATGTGCCGGTACTGCCGAAGCCAGGCGGCAGGTAGGGCCCGTTCCACCCCGCCCAAAGGCCTGTGGTCGAATCGTAGGCTGAACCTGTCTGGATGATCCAGGTGCCGCCCGCTGTGCCGCAATCGGTGCTGTTGCTGTACTGGGGGAGGCCGTCACAGTAGTTCTGTGCAACCAGGGCCTGCAACTTCGCCGGCAGCCGCCCCATGTCCGCCACATAGCCGCGCACCTCGGGGCCGCCGTTGACCGTGCGCGAGGTGTCGCCGATGATGGCCCGGCGGATGGCCTGCAGCCGGTTTTTGGTGTCCTCGAAATGGAGCTGGTCGGTGTTGTTGGTCACCACCCCCAGGCTCATCCAGGCCACGGCGGAGAGGATGGTCACCACCAGCAGGAGCTCGAGGAGGGTGAACCCGGCCATGTTATCCCGCGTTCTTTCCATGGTACCCAGGCGACCCGATCAGGGGATGGCGGAAAAATCCACCACCAGGATGGCCGGGCCCTTGGCGTAGCTGTAGACGTGGTAGCCAAGGAAATGTGCCTTTTCCTCTTCCTTGAGCCCGGCGTTGAGTTTCAACACCGCGTTTTTCTCCACGTACACCGGGATGATCCGGCCGCCGCTGGACTCGACGAACATCCGGTGATTGATCTCCGGCAGGGGCGAAACCCCGGAGAGCTCGAGGGCCTTGTAGACATAGGTGACCTGGCGCTCCTCGGGCAGCCGCTTCATGCGCGCGTCAAAGCTCACCGGCCGGGCCATCTTGATCAGCTTCTTGCCCTTTTCCGCGGCATGCTTTTCCAGCTCGATAAATGTGTCGAGCTCGACCCGGGTGAAGCTCTCCTCCTTGACCGGCGCGGCCTGGCCCACGGTTTCCGGGGCAGCCTGGGCCACCGCCGGCGGCGTCTCCCGGGGAGCAGGGGCGTTCTCCTCGGCCCCCACGCCCAGAGGCAGGGCGAGAAAGAACAGCAACGCAAGGAACAACTGTATTTTCAGCGTGTTATACATATCGACTCACTCGAACGTTTCACTTGGTTATTGCACCGGCAGGACAATATCGTCGCCGGTGTTGTATGCTCCATCCGGCCCCATGCTGACCAGTTGCCACCGGTTCGGCGAGGCGGCGGTCTGGAGAAACAGATAGGGCCGCCCCCAGGCGTCGCCTGAGGGAATATTGCTCCACTGAAAGATCGACCCTATGGGTTTGTGATCAAAGGGGTCGGCGATGCCGACCACATCCACCATGGTCCCGGCGGTGGGGTCGCCGGAGTCATTGTCGGCGAGATCGGGGTCCGTTGGGTTGAGATCGTCACCGATGTTGACCTCGCCGTCGGCAAAGCCGCTCAGGTAAGGGCCGCGCCAGCCGCGCCCGGTCTCCGCGTTCCAGGTGGCCAGCGGATGGGTCGCGGGCAGGGGGCTGGTCGTGGCCAGCAACTGGTAGAGGTTGGCCGGCGAATAGAACCATTCATCATCGCTGCCGTCGTCATGGCTGGGCACGGTGGTCACCTCGCCGCCATCGGCGGTCAGCCGGAACACACCCTCCCGAGGGAAATAGCCGGTATCCGCCTTGAACTGGCGCAGGGCGCTTGCGATCTGCTGCATCTCGCTGTAGGCGAGCCGTTCGTCGGCGTGTTCGGCCACCCCCTTGAAGGTGCCCGAGGCGATGAAGGAGATGGCCGCCAGGATGGCGACAAC
Coding sequences within it:
- a CDS encoding prepilin-type N-terminal cleavage/methylation domain-containing protein, yielding MTAKGQDGYTLLELLVVVAILAAISFIASGTFKGVAEHADERLAYSEMQQIASALRQFKADTGYFPREGVFRLTADGGEVTTVPSHDDGSDDEWFYSPANLYQLLATTSPLPATHPLATWNAETGRGWRGPYLSGFADGEVNIGDDLNPTDPDLADNDSGDPTAGTMVDVVGIADPFDHKPIGSIFQWSNIPSGDAWGRPYLFLQTAASPNRWQLVSMGPDGAYNTGDDIVLPVQ
- a CDS encoding prepilin-type N-terminal cleavage/methylation domain-containing protein; amino-acid sequence: MERTRDNMAGFTLLELLLVVTILSAVAWMSLGVVTNNTDQLHFEDTKNRLQAIRRAIIGDTSRTVNGGPEVRGYVADMGRLPAKLQALVAQNYCDGLPQYSNSTDCGTAGGTWIIQTGSAYDSTTGLWAGWNGPYLPPGFGSTGTYLDGWGNNWNYSVSASGDLTVQSYGRDGASGGSDFDADYPDSTTPLITANEYSLNFTKLEVVFDFKSSSQCYVCQVSSGGYSNISDKNSCVSSGFTWKSLQDSSGASGCASYLGEDVNGDSVINQSDIIWQPSVNVCLAVSYNKNGIFFKDSTNLPYITTASKTISYNGDRATVWFDFATSSVFYLGAAAFAIVEADSGGNCPITQFTSANSFPTGAPLWTPFTYVPGTALQPFERKITSY